The proteins below are encoded in one region of Aquisphaera giovannonii:
- a CDS encoding acyl-CoA carboxylase subunit beta — MSVKKSMEDLTKDLQAKRAELEQGGGPDRLAKQKKDGKLTARERVDALVDPGSFEELGLFAQHRQTLFGMAGKEVPADGVVTGAASLDGRLVHLASQDFTVLGGSAGELHSHKVADAMEMSLHTGSPFIFINDSGGARVQEGIDSLSGYGRVFFTNVELSGAVPQVSLICGPCAGGAAYSPALTDFIIMTKKAQMFITGPQVIKQVTGEQITAEALGGADAHMAHSGVTHFTAEDDADAINICKRLLSFLPSNNLEDPPRLPHDNNVDPNPALRTIVPVEGKQAYDVRDVICGVVDRGDFLEVQAGYAPNMVVGFARILGRSVGVIANQPSYLSGAIDINASIKSSRFIRFCNAFNISLVTLVDVPGFLPGVQQEYGGIIRNGAKMLFAYSAATVPKIQVILRKSYGGAHLAMCSKDLGADRVYAWPTAEVAVMGAEGAVEIVFRKEMEKAEDKAARRAELIDEYRSTFSTPYVAAGRRLVDDIIDPADTRRHLAQALEYLQTKRDHRPPKKHGLIPL; from the coding sequence ATGAGCGTCAAGAAATCGATGGAGGACCTGACGAAGGACCTCCAGGCCAAGCGGGCCGAATTGGAGCAAGGGGGCGGGCCGGACCGCCTGGCGAAGCAGAAGAAGGACGGGAAGCTGACGGCGAGGGAGCGCGTGGACGCCCTCGTGGATCCGGGCAGCTTCGAGGAGCTCGGGCTGTTCGCGCAGCACCGCCAGACCCTCTTCGGGATGGCCGGCAAGGAGGTCCCGGCCGACGGCGTGGTCACCGGGGCGGCGTCGCTGGACGGACGGCTCGTGCACCTGGCCAGCCAGGACTTCACCGTGCTGGGCGGCTCCGCGGGCGAGCTCCACAGCCACAAGGTCGCCGACGCGATGGAGATGTCGCTGCACACCGGCAGCCCGTTCATCTTCATCAACGACTCCGGCGGCGCCCGGGTGCAGGAGGGGATCGACTCGCTCTCCGGCTATGGCCGCGTCTTCTTCACCAACGTGGAGCTCTCCGGGGCGGTCCCGCAGGTCTCGCTGATCTGCGGCCCCTGCGCCGGCGGCGCGGCGTACAGCCCGGCGCTGACCGACTTCATCATCATGACGAAGAAGGCCCAGATGTTCATCACGGGCCCGCAGGTCATCAAGCAGGTCACCGGCGAGCAGATCACCGCCGAGGCCCTGGGCGGGGCGGACGCCCACATGGCCCACTCCGGCGTGACCCACTTCACGGCCGAGGACGACGCCGACGCCATCAATATCTGCAAGCGGCTGCTCAGCTTCCTGCCGTCGAACAACCTGGAGGACCCCCCCCGCCTGCCCCACGACAACAACGTGGACCCCAACCCGGCGCTGAGGACGATCGTGCCGGTGGAGGGGAAGCAGGCCTATGACGTCCGCGACGTGATCTGCGGGGTCGTCGACCGCGGCGACTTCCTGGAGGTCCAGGCCGGCTACGCCCCCAACATGGTGGTGGGCTTCGCCCGGATCCTCGGCCGGTCCGTCGGCGTCATCGCCAACCAGCCGAGCTACCTCTCCGGGGCGATCGACATCAACGCGTCGATCAAGTCCAGCCGGTTCATCCGCTTCTGCAACGCGTTCAACATCTCGCTGGTGACCCTCGTGGACGTGCCGGGCTTCCTGCCGGGCGTGCAGCAGGAGTACGGCGGGATCATCCGCAACGGCGCCAAGATGCTCTTCGCGTATTCCGCGGCGACGGTGCCCAAGATCCAGGTCATCCTCCGCAAGTCGTACGGCGGGGCCCACCTGGCGATGTGCTCCAAGGACCTGGGGGCCGACCGCGTGTACGCCTGGCCGACCGCCGAGGTCGCCGTCATGGGCGCCGAGGGGGCCGTCGAGATCGTCTTCCGCAAGGAGATGGAGAAGGCCGAGGACAAGGCCGCGAGGCGGGCCGAGCTGATCGACGAGTATCGCAGCACGTTCTCCACGCCGTACGTCGCCGCCGGCCGCCGGCTCGTGGACGACATCATCGACCCGGCCGACACCCGCCGCCACCTGGCGCAGGCCCTGGAATACCTCCAGACGAAGCGCGACCACCGCCCCCCCAAGAAGCACGGCCTGATCCCCCTGTAA
- a CDS encoding succinate dehydrogenase cytochrome b subunit — MSVDIPIPAKQRKPARQTRLARMLNSSIGLKITMALTGVVLSGFVLGHMLGNLQAFQGAEALNAYGALLHKEPALLWAVRLFLLLNVGLHIYAYLALGRKNRAARPQAYQSRKYRESSLASRSMRITGPLLLAFIVYHLLHLTVGKPVHPDYVEGDVYHNLAVGLAGLAGVIYILAMLALAFHLWHGVWSLFQTLGLPEARYESLGRRVATIFTVLVTAGFIAIPLAVLAGVIKVQ; from the coding sequence ATGAGCGTGGACATCCCGATCCCCGCCAAGCAGCGCAAGCCGGCGCGGCAGACCCGCCTGGCGCGGATGCTGAACTCCTCCATCGGCCTGAAGATCACCATGGCCCTCACCGGCGTGGTCCTCTCCGGCTTCGTGCTCGGCCACATGCTGGGCAACCTCCAGGCGTTCCAGGGGGCCGAGGCCCTCAACGCCTACGGGGCGTTGCTGCACAAGGAGCCGGCGCTGCTGTGGGCCGTCCGGCTCTTCCTGCTCCTGAACGTCGGGCTGCACATCTATGCGTACCTGGCGCTCGGCCGGAAGAACCGGGCGGCCCGCCCCCAGGCGTACCAGTCGCGGAAGTACCGCGAGTCCAGCCTCGCCTCGCGATCGATGCGGATCACCGGGCCGCTGCTCCTGGCCTTCATCGTCTACCACCTGCTGCACCTGACCGTCGGCAAGCCGGTCCACCCCGACTACGTGGAGGGCGACGTCTACCACAACCTGGCCGTCGGCCTCGCCGGGCTCGCCGGCGTCATCTACATCCTCGCGATGCTCGCGCTGGCCTTCCACCTCTGGCACGGCGTCTGGAGCCTCTTCCAGACCCTGGGCCTGCCCGAGGCCCGGTACGAGTCGCTCGGCCGTCGCGTCGCCACGATCTTCACCGTGCTGGTGACCGCCGGCTTCATCGCCATCCCGCTGGCCGTCCTCGCCGGGGTCATCAAGGTCCAGTAA
- a CDS encoding biotin/lipoyl-containing protein, producing the protein MKLKISVDGKQYEVDVEVAEPEPQQPGYYGPGIHARVPAAAPVAAPPPTPAAGGEKVADEAKVCRSPFSGTVSKISAQPGQSIQVNDTLLVLEAMKMETVITAPIAGKVARINVNVGDAVQQGQVLVEFE; encoded by the coding sequence TTGAAACTCAAGATTTCCGTAGACGGCAAGCAATACGAGGTCGACGTCGAAGTCGCCGAGCCGGAGCCGCAGCAGCCGGGATACTACGGGCCCGGCATCCACGCGCGGGTGCCGGCCGCGGCCCCCGTCGCCGCCCCGCCCCCGACGCCGGCCGCCGGCGGCGAGAAGGTCGCCGACGAGGCCAAGGTCTGCCGCAGCCCGTTCTCCGGCACCGTCTCGAAGATCTCGGCCCAGCCCGGCCAGTCCATCCAGGTGAACGACACCCTGCTGGTCCTCGAGGCCATGAAGATGGAGACGGTCATCACCGCGCCGATCGCCGGCAAGGTGGCCAGGATCAACGTCAACGTCGGCGACGCCGTCCAGCAGGGGCAGGTGCTCGTCGAGTTCGAGTAA
- the mce gene encoding methylmalonyl-CoA epimerase, producing MKPVKAINHIGIAVKSIDAQRPFYEETLGAVFEGRETVADQKVHVGFFRVGDVRLELLEPSDPSSTIAAFIEKKGEGLHHVAYTVEDIEGRIAELKSGGVRMIDETPRPGAHHTNIAFLHPKSSCGVLTELCEPASGHGEGR from the coding sequence ATGAAGCCCGTCAAAGCGATCAACCACATCGGGATCGCCGTGAAGTCCATCGACGCCCAGCGGCCGTTCTACGAGGAGACGCTGGGCGCCGTCTTCGAGGGGAGGGAGACCGTCGCCGACCAGAAGGTCCACGTCGGCTTCTTCCGCGTGGGCGACGTCCGGCTCGAGCTGCTCGAGCCGTCGGACCCGTCGTCCACCATCGCCGCGTTCATCGAGAAGAAGGGCGAGGGGCTGCACCACGTCGCCTACACCGTCGAGGACATCGAGGGCCGGATCGCCGAGCTCAAGTCCGGCGGAGTCCGGATGATCGACGAGACGCCCCGCCCCGGCGCGCACCACACGAACATCGCGTTCCTGCACCCCAAGAGCTCGTGCGGCGTCCTGACCGAGCTCTGCGAGCCGGCCTCCGGCCACGGCGAGGGCCGCTGA